Proteins encoded together in one Mycobacterium simiae window:
- a CDS encoding MerR family transcriptional regulator, whose protein sequence is MADLSGDAAAPPPDRGVYGISVAAELSGVPVQSLRLYERHGLLAPARSQGGTRRYSADDLARLRRISTLVEAGVNLAGIARILNLEDDNAELSAANTDLRSSNRALRKAVKSNGRDPA, encoded by the coding sequence ATGGCCGATCTCTCCGGCGACGCCGCCGCGCCGCCACCCGATCGTGGTGTCTACGGTATTTCGGTGGCCGCCGAACTGTCCGGTGTGCCCGTGCAGTCGCTCCGGCTCTACGAGCGTCATGGCCTGCTCGCTCCTGCCCGCAGTCAAGGGGGGACGCGTCGCTACAGTGCCGACGACTTGGCTCGGCTGCGGCGCATCAGCACGCTCGTGGAGGCCGGGGTCAATCTGGCCGGCATCGCGCGGATACTCAACCTCGAAGATGACAACGCCGAACTGTCCGCGGCGAACACCGATCTACGATCCAGTAACCGTGCGCTGCGTAAGGCAGTGAAGTCCAATGGTCGAGACCCGGCCTAG
- the glgX gene encoding glycogen debranching protein GlgX, translating to MTTADGPAPTPTGELWPGKAYPLGATYDGAGTNFTLFSEIAERVELCLFDASGTETRITLPEIDYFVWHGYIPAIEPGQRYGYRVHGPYQPTEGLRCNPNKLLLDPYSKAIDGTFDWNQSLFSYNFGDPDSRNDDDSAASMPKSVVINPYFDWGNDRPPGHEYADTVIYEAHVKGLTQTHPDIPEQMRGTYGAVAHPAIIDHLKSLGVTAIELMPVHHFANDSTLVERGLSNYWGYNTIGFFAPDFKYSTGSSPGGQVQEFKAMVRTLHEAGIEVILDVVYNHTAEGNHMGPTLSMRGIDNPAYYRLVDDDKQYYMDYTGTGNSLNVGHPHALQLIMDSLRYWVTEMHVDGFRFDLASTLAREFYDVDRLAAFFELVQQDPTVSQVKLIAEPWDVGPGGYQVGGFPPQWTEWNGKYRDTVRDFWRGEPATLDEFAYRLSGSADLYEHTGRRPVASINFVIAHDGFTLRDLVSYNEKHNEANGEDNNDGESHNRSWNCGVEGPTDDPGINELRARQQRNFLTTLLLSQGVPMICHGDELGRTQQGNNNGYCQDSELTWIDWAAADTGLLEFTRTVSALRASHPVFRRRRFFSGKPVGRRGQDGLPDIAWFTPDGDEMTDEDWGTSYAKSVTVFLNGHGITDRDTRGQRVLDDSFLLCFNAHYEPLEFTLPPKEFGASWQVVVFTGPDDATPADEVPGGGPLTVDAHSAVVLQALGTEHAG from the coding sequence ATGACTACAGCCGACGGCCCTGCTCCCACGCCCACCGGTGAATTGTGGCCGGGCAAGGCGTACCCCCTCGGCGCCACCTACGATGGCGCCGGCACCAACTTCACCCTCTTCAGCGAAATCGCCGAGCGGGTCGAGCTGTGCCTGTTCGACGCCAGCGGGACCGAAACACGAATCACCCTGCCCGAGATCGACTACTTCGTCTGGCATGGCTACATACCGGCCATCGAACCCGGACAGCGGTACGGCTACCGGGTGCATGGCCCGTACCAACCCACCGAGGGGCTGCGCTGCAACCCGAACAAGTTGCTGCTGGACCCGTACTCGAAGGCCATCGACGGTACCTTCGACTGGAACCAATCGCTGTTCAGCTACAACTTCGGCGATCCCGACAGCCGCAACGACGATGACTCGGCGGCGAGCATGCCCAAGTCGGTGGTGATCAACCCGTACTTCGACTGGGGCAACGACCGCCCACCGGGCCACGAGTACGCCGACACGGTCATCTACGAGGCGCACGTCAAGGGTCTGACACAGACCCATCCCGACATTCCCGAACAGATGCGCGGCACCTATGGCGCGGTGGCCCACCCGGCGATCATCGACCACCTCAAGAGCCTGGGTGTCACCGCGATCGAGCTGATGCCGGTGCACCACTTCGCCAACGACTCCACTTTGGTCGAACGAGGCCTGTCAAATTACTGGGGCTACAACACAATTGGCTTCTTCGCCCCCGACTTCAAGTACTCCACCGGCAGTTCGCCGGGCGGGCAGGTGCAGGAGTTCAAGGCGATGGTGCGCACGCTGCACGAGGCGGGCATCGAGGTGATCCTCGACGTCGTCTACAACCACACCGCCGAGGGCAACCACATGGGGCCCACCTTGTCGATGCGTGGCATCGACAACCCGGCGTATTACCGGCTCGTCGACGACGACAAGCAGTACTACATGGACTACACCGGAACCGGAAACAGCCTCAACGTCGGCCATCCGCATGCGCTGCAACTGATCATGGATTCGCTGCGGTACTGGGTCACCGAAATGCACGTCGACGGCTTCCGGTTCGACCTGGCCTCGACCCTGGCCCGGGAGTTCTACGACGTCGACCGGCTGGCGGCGTTCTTCGAGCTCGTCCAACAGGATCCGACCGTCAGCCAGGTCAAGCTCATCGCCGAACCCTGGGACGTCGGACCCGGTGGTTATCAAGTGGGTGGTTTCCCACCGCAGTGGACGGAATGGAATGGGAAATACCGCGACACCGTCCGCGATTTCTGGCGCGGCGAACCCGCGACACTCGACGAATTCGCCTATCGACTATCCGGATCAGCCGACCTCTACGAGCACACCGGCCGCCGGCCGGTGGCCTCCATCAACTTCGTCATCGCCCACGACGGATTCACGCTGCGTGATCTGGTCTCCTACAACGAGAAACACAACGAGGCCAACGGCGAGGACAACAACGACGGCGAGAGCCACAACCGCTCCTGGAACTGCGGGGTCGAGGGACCCACTGACGACCCCGGGATCAACGAGCTGCGTGCGCGTCAGCAGCGCAACTTCCTGACCACATTGCTGCTGTCCCAAGGCGTTCCGATGATCTGCCACGGCGACGAGCTCGGTCGCACGCAGCAGGGCAACAACAACGGGTATTGCCAGGACAGCGAGCTCACCTGGATCGACTGGGCCGCCGCCGACACCGGCCTGTTGGAGTTCACCCGCACGGTTTCGGCGTTGCGTGCGAGTCACCCGGTGTTTCGCAGGCGGCGGTTCTTCTCGGGTAAGCCGGTGGGGCGCCGCGGGCAGGACGGCCTGCCCGACATCGCCTGGTTCACCCCCGACGGAGACGAGATGACCGACGAGGATTGGGGCACCAGCTACGCGAAATCCGTCACGGTTTTTCTCAACGGCCACGGCATAACCGACCGCGACACCCGGGGGCAGCGAGTCCTCGACGACTCCTTCCTGCTGTGTTTCAATGCCCACTACGAGCCACTCGAATTCACGCTTCCACCAAAAGAATTCGGCGCTTCCTGGCAAGTTGTGGTCTTCACCGGCCCCGACGACGCGACACCGGCCGACGAAGTGCCCGGGGGAGGCCCCCTGACGGTGGATGCGCACAGCGCGGTGGTCCTGCAAGCCTTGGGCACCGAGCACGCCGGCTGA
- a CDS encoding aminotransferase class I/II-fold pyridoxal phosphate-dependent enzyme: MDQSQAPLLDALADYHRCNRYGFTPPGHRQGRGADPRVVAVLGTEPFRDDVLATNGLDDRKSRGKFLERAEELMADAVGADTAFFSTCGSSLSVKAAMMAVAGDAAGGLLVARDSHKSIVAGLIFSGVRPRWISPRWDREHHFSHPPSPEQVQAAWEAHPDAAGALIVSPSPYGTCADIAGIAEVCHRRNKPLIVDEAWGAHLPFHEDLPTWAMDAGADVCVVSVHKMGAGFEQGSVFHLQGDLVDPTRLSACADLLMTTSPNVMVYAALDGWRRQMVEHGHELLTAELDLASYLRGRLAEIPDVRVLEDELLGTEASCDLDTTQVLMDIAGTGTSGYQAADWLREHCRLDLGMSDHRRILATMSFADDKQTADRLLTAMGQWRQAVRDFEPPPPIDLPAPDELQLETVCLPRDAFFGPTEMVPAERAAGRISAEQITPYPPGIPAVVPGERLNDAVIDYLRSGVEAGMTLPDPADSTARRFRVVA; encoded by the coding sequence ATGGATCAGTCGCAAGCACCCCTGCTGGACGCGCTGGCCGACTACCACCGCTGCAACCGTTACGGCTTCACCCCGCCGGGGCACCGCCAGGGCAGAGGAGCCGACCCGCGGGTAGTCGCGGTGCTGGGCACGGAACCTTTCCGCGACGACGTGCTCGCCACCAATGGCCTTGACGATCGGAAGAGCCGTGGAAAGTTTCTGGAGCGGGCGGAGGAGCTGATGGCCGACGCCGTCGGGGCCGACACTGCGTTCTTCTCCACCTGCGGCAGCTCGCTGTCGGTGAAGGCAGCGATGATGGCCGTCGCCGGCGACGCGGCGGGCGGGCTGCTGGTCGCGCGGGACAGCCACAAGTCGATCGTGGCGGGATTGATCTTCTCCGGAGTCCGTCCCCGCTGGATCAGCCCCCGATGGGACCGAGAGCATCATTTCTCCCACCCCCCGTCGCCCGAGCAGGTGCAGGCCGCCTGGGAGGCGCATCCGGACGCGGCCGGCGCGCTGATCGTCAGCCCGAGCCCGTATGGCACGTGTGCGGATATCGCCGGCATCGCAGAGGTCTGTCATCGGCGCAACAAGCCGCTGATCGTCGATGAGGCGTGGGGCGCGCATCTGCCGTTTCACGAAGACCTGCCGACGTGGGCGATGGACGCGGGTGCAGACGTCTGCGTGGTCAGTGTGCACAAGATGGGAGCCGGTTTCGAACAGGGCTCGGTCTTTCATTTGCAGGGCGACCTCGTCGACCCGACCCGGTTGTCTGCGTGTGCCGATCTGCTAATGACGACGAGCCCGAACGTGATGGTCTATGCGGCACTGGACGGGTGGCGCCGACAGATGGTCGAACATGGTCACGAATTGCTTACCGCCGAACTCGATCTCGCGAGCTACCTGCGGGGCCGCTTGGCCGAGATCCCCGACGTCAGGGTCCTCGAGGACGAGTTGCTCGGTACCGAGGCGTCGTGTGACCTGGACACGACACAGGTGTTGATGGACATCGCAGGCACCGGCACATCGGGATATCAGGCCGCCGACTGGTTGCGTGAACATTGCCGCCTCGACCTCGGCATGAGCGACCACCGCCGGATTCTCGCCACGATGTCGTTCGCCGACGACAAGCAGACGGCGGACCGACTACTGACGGCGATGGGCCAATGGCGACAAGCGGTAAGAGATTTCGAACCGCCGCCGCCGATTGACCTGCCGGCCCCGGACGAACTACAGCTCGAGACCGTCTGCCTGCCGCGTGACGCGTTCTTCGGCCCGACCGAGATGGTGCCCGCCGAGCGGGCCGCCGGGCGTATCTCGGCCGAGCAGATCACGCCGTATCCACCGGGTATTCCGGCGGTGGTGCCGGGTGAACGTCTCAATGACGCGGTCATTGACTATCTGCGTTCCGGCGTCGAAGCGGGCATGACGCTGCCGGATCCGGCGGACTCCACCGCTCGCCGGTTCCGGGTTGTGGCCTGA
- a CDS encoding zinc-dependent alcohol dehydrogenase — translation MKAVTWHGKRDVRVESVPDPKIEQPTDAIIEVTSTNICGSDLHLYEILGAFMKPGDILGHEPMGIVRETGPETGDLRVGDRVVIPFQISCGRCHMCDQQLFTQCETTQVHDQGMGAALFGYSELYGAVPGGQAELLRVPQAQFTHIKVPVGPPDSRFVYLSDVLPTAWQAVAYADIPDGGTVAVLGLGPIGDMAARIADHLGYRVIAVDLVAERLARAAKRGIHTIDLGHLDSSLGDAIRDLTDGRGADSVIDAVGMEAHGSPAAKFAQQATAVLPDAIAKRFMQTAGVDRLNALYSAIDIVRRGGTISLIGVYGGMADPLPMLTLFDKQLTLRMGQANVKRWIDDIMPLLTDDDPLGVDDFATHVLPLEKAPHGYEIFQKKQDGAVKVMLKP, via the coding sequence ATGAAAGCTGTCACCTGGCACGGCAAACGCGACGTCCGCGTGGAGTCGGTGCCCGACCCGAAGATCGAACAGCCCACCGACGCGATCATCGAGGTCACCTCGACGAACATCTGCGGGTCCGACCTCCATCTGTACGAGATCCTCGGGGCCTTCATGAAACCGGGCGACATCCTTGGACACGAGCCGATGGGAATCGTCCGCGAGACCGGACCGGAGACCGGCGACTTACGGGTCGGCGACCGGGTGGTGATCCCGTTCCAGATCTCCTGCGGTCGCTGCCACATGTGCGATCAGCAGCTGTTCACCCAGTGCGAAACCACCCAAGTGCACGACCAGGGCATGGGCGCGGCTCTGTTCGGCTACTCGGAGCTTTACGGCGCGGTCCCCGGTGGCCAGGCCGAACTGCTGCGCGTGCCGCAAGCCCAGTTCACCCATATCAAAGTCCCTGTGGGACCACCTGATTCGCGGTTCGTATACCTCTCCGATGTGTTGCCGACCGCGTGGCAGGCGGTAGCCTACGCCGACATCCCCGATGGCGGTACGGTAGCCGTGCTCGGGTTGGGCCCGATCGGTGACATGGCCGCGCGGATCGCCGATCATCTCGGCTACCGCGTCATCGCCGTCGACCTGGTAGCCGAGCGCCTGGCCCGCGCCGCCAAGCGCGGTATCCACACCATCGATCTTGGGCATCTCGACTCCTCGCTGGGCGATGCGATCAGAGACCTGACCGACGGCCGTGGCGCCGACTCGGTGATCGACGCGGTGGGCATGGAGGCGCACGGTTCCCCGGCTGCCAAGTTCGCGCAGCAGGCCACCGCGGTGCTACCCGACGCGATCGCCAAGCGGTTCATGCAGACCGCCGGCGTGGACCGGCTCAATGCGCTGTACTCCGCGATCGATATCGTGCGACGCGGCGGAACGATCTCGCTGATCGGAGTTTACGGCGGCATGGCAGATCCGCTGCCGATGCTCACCCTCTTCGACAAGCAGCTGACCCTGCGCATGGGGCAGGCCAACGTGAAGCGGTGGATCGACGACATCATGCCGTTGCTGACCGACGACGACCCCCTCGGCGTCGATGACTTCGCCACGCATGTGCTGCCGCTCGAGAAGGCCCCGCACGGCTACGAGATATTCCAGAAGAAGCAAGACGGGGCCGTCAAGGTCATGCTCAAGCCGTAG
- a CDS encoding SDR family oxidoreductase, with the protein MSRTVVVGASSGLGRCIGVGLGQRGESVALVARRLERLETAAKEAGPDAIALACDITDEASIRSSLDRAAGALGGIDNVVYTPAISPLVRMVDTGADTWRRIFDTNVIGASLVTAAALPHLMASTGKVIYLSSDAGPYGPAWPGLGAYGVSKAALERLVEAWRAEHPDIGFTNLIVGECPGGEGDGATGMNVGWDTDLAMQAYPLWVQRGCMPGKLMPVEDLIEVVHMILRTSASTSMPLVVARGGPASAAVLSPAQ; encoded by the coding sequence ATGTCAAGGACAGTAGTTGTCGGCGCATCGAGCGGGCTCGGGCGTTGCATCGGCGTGGGACTTGGGCAGCGCGGGGAAAGCGTCGCCTTGGTCGCTCGGCGCCTGGAGCGCCTCGAAACGGCCGCTAAGGAGGCGGGGCCGGATGCGATCGCCCTTGCCTGCGACATCACCGACGAGGCATCGATTCGATCGTCTCTCGACAGGGCCGCCGGGGCCCTGGGTGGGATCGACAACGTGGTGTACACGCCCGCGATCAGCCCGCTGGTGCGCATGGTCGACACCGGTGCCGACACGTGGCGCCGAATCTTCGACACCAACGTGATCGGGGCGTCGTTGGTGACGGCGGCGGCGTTGCCGCACCTGATGGCGTCGACCGGCAAGGTGATCTACCTGTCCAGCGACGCCGGCCCGTACGGGCCGGCGTGGCCCGGCCTGGGCGCCTACGGGGTCAGCAAGGCGGCCTTGGAACGACTCGTCGAGGCGTGGCGCGCCGAGCACCCCGACATCGGCTTCACCAACCTGATCGTCGGGGAGTGCCCGGGCGGCGAGGGGGATGGGGCGACCGGAATGAACGTCGGCTGGGATACGGACCTGGCGATGCAGGCCTACCCACTGTGGGTGCAGCGCGGCTGCATGCCGGGCAAGTTGATGCCGGTCGAAGACCTCATCGAGGTGGTGCACATGATCTTGCGTACCAGTGCCTCCACATCGATGCCGCTGGTGGTGGCGCGAGGTGGCCCCGCGAGCGCCGCCGTTCTCAGCCCGGCTCAGTGA
- a CDS encoding GAF and ANTAR domain-containing protein: protein MPEDNTTVVAQLAELVASLDRDGTDTGVGLRELIENGTRHVTGSRCAGITLADGKAVSTVAATHEYATELDRVQDRYREGPCVAAAWEHHMMHVADLSADHRWPRYRKYALDHTPIRSVLSYELFVEGSSTGALNFYAEKPHAFTADSVELGGVFATHVALAWSMLRRHDQFRSALASRDLIGQAKGIVMERFNLDAVEAFELLTRLSQQSNIKVTDLARSLINSEHPLKRRHR from the coding sequence ATGCCAGAAGACAACACCACCGTTGTTGCTCAGCTCGCCGAGCTGGTTGCCAGTTTGGATCGCGATGGCACGGACACGGGGGTGGGTCTGCGGGAACTGATCGAGAACGGCACGCGACACGTTACCGGCAGTCGGTGCGCGGGTATCACGTTGGCCGACGGAAAAGCGGTCAGCACGGTGGCGGCCACGCACGAGTACGCGACCGAGCTCGACCGCGTCCAGGACCGGTATCGGGAAGGCCCATGCGTCGCGGCCGCGTGGGAACACCACATGATGCACGTCGCGGACCTCAGCGCCGATCACCGGTGGCCGCGCTACCGAAAGTACGCCCTCGACCACACGCCGATCCGCTCGGTCCTGTCCTACGAGTTGTTCGTCGAGGGCAGCTCGACCGGGGCGCTGAATTTCTATGCCGAAAAACCGCACGCTTTCACCGCGGACTCAGTGGAGCTGGGCGGCGTCTTCGCCACCCATGTCGCATTGGCATGGTCGATGCTGCGCCGCCACGACCAGTTTCGTAGCGCTCTGGCCTCGCGCGACCTGATCGGCCAGGCCAAAGGGATCGTCATGGAGCGCTTCAATCTCGACGCCGTCGAGGCGTTCGAGTTACTCACCCGATTATCCCAACAATCCAACATCAAGGTCACCGACCTGGCGCGGTCGCTGATCAACAGCGAACATCCGCTCAAACGGCGGCATCGCTAA
- a CDS encoding DUF1360 domain-containing protein, whose translation MSEPSAAPRRVIGEARHEADVYRGDEPQPLGGYLVILGVYGLLVAAATMVAAVTGRSVASQWRLQDLATITLGTHKLSRTLTKDAVTSPLRAPFTHFAGAGGPAELNEEVRQDGPLRHSLGELLTCPFCLDMWVATAFTIGLVFAPRFTRLVAGVFTVLAGADFLQLAYAKAQQAAEG comes from the coding sequence ATGAGTGAACCGTCGGCGGCTCCCCGCCGGGTGATTGGCGAGGCGCGTCACGAAGCCGACGTCTACCGCGGCGACGAGCCACAACCGCTGGGTGGTTACCTGGTCATCCTCGGCGTCTACGGTCTGCTCGTCGCGGCCGCGACAATGGTCGCCGCGGTCACCGGACGCAGCGTGGCATCCCAGTGGCGATTGCAAGACCTCGCAACCATAACTCTTGGCACCCACAAGCTTTCGCGAACCTTGACCAAGGATGCGGTGACGAGTCCGCTGCGAGCGCCGTTCACCCACTTCGCGGGCGCGGGCGGCCCGGCCGAGCTCAATGAAGAGGTACGCCAGGACGGTCCGCTGCGGCACAGTCTGGGCGAGCTGCTGACCTGCCCGTTCTGTCTAGACATGTGGGTCGCGACGGCGTTCACGATCGGTTTGGTGTTCGCGCCGCGGTTCACCCGCCTGGTGGCGGGCGTCTTCACGGTCTTGGCCGGGGCCGATTTTTTGCAGCTCGCTTACGCTAAGGCGCAGCAGGCGGCCGAAGGTTAG
- a CDS encoding Hsp20/alpha crystallin family protein — protein MLMRTDPFRELDRFAQQVFGTAARPAAMPMDAWRQGEEFVVEFDLPGIDADSLDIDIERNVVTVRAERPALDPNREMLATERARGVFSRQLVLGENLDTDRIEASYTEGVLRLRIPVAEKAKPRKIAIDRGATHHVIDDHGGNQAQKREVINA, from the coding sequence ATGCTGATGCGTACCGACCCCTTCCGGGAACTGGACCGTTTCGCTCAGCAGGTGTTCGGGACGGCCGCTCGTCCCGCCGCGATGCCCATGGACGCCTGGCGCCAGGGCGAAGAGTTTGTCGTCGAGTTCGACCTACCGGGAATCGACGCCGACTCGCTGGACATCGACATCGAGCGCAATGTGGTGACCGTGCGGGCCGAACGTCCGGCCCTCGACCCCAACCGGGAGATGCTGGCCACCGAGCGCGCGCGTGGTGTGTTCAGCCGACAACTGGTGCTCGGTGAGAACCTCGACACCGACCGGATCGAGGCGTCCTACACCGAAGGCGTTCTGCGCCTACGTATCCCGGTGGCCGAAAAGGCCAAGCCGCGCAAGATCGCCATCGATCGCGGCGCCACGCACCACGTCATCGACGACCATGGCGGAAACCAGGCCCAAAAGCGGGAGGTGATCAACGCCTGA
- a CDS encoding aldo/keto reductase gives MKYVDVDGVGRVSRIGLGTWQFGSREWGYGDDYAAGAARDIVQRARARGVTLFDTAEIYGLGKSERILGEALGDERAEVAVASKIMPIAPFPAVIKQRERASARRLQLDRIPLYQIHQANPLVPDSVIMPGMRDLLDSGDIGAAGVSNYSLERWQKADAALGRPVISNQVHFSLAFPKALKNLVPFAERENRIVIAYSPLEQGLLGGKYGVDNRPGGIRAINSLFGTENLRRLEPLLQLLRDVAKDVDAQPAQVALAWLISYPGVVAIPGASSVEQLEFNVAAADIELPTESRDALTETALAFRPVPPLRFVTDLARERLSRH, from the coding sequence ATGAAATATGTCGACGTCGACGGAGTGGGCCGGGTCAGCCGGATCGGGCTGGGAACCTGGCAGTTCGGCTCGCGCGAGTGGGGCTACGGGGACGACTACGCCGCCGGCGCCGCCCGCGACATCGTGCAGCGCGCTCGCGCAAGGGGTGTGACGCTGTTCGACACCGCTGAGATATACGGGCTGGGCAAGAGCGAACGGATCCTCGGCGAGGCCCTCGGCGACGAGCGCGCCGAGGTCGCGGTGGCCAGCAAGATCATGCCCATCGCGCCGTTTCCCGCCGTGATCAAGCAGCGTGAGCGCGCTAGCGCGCGGCGGCTGCAGTTGGACCGCATTCCGCTCTACCAGATCCACCAGGCCAACCCGCTGGTGCCCGATTCGGTGATCATGCCGGGGATGCGCGACCTGCTCGACAGCGGTGATATCGGTGCGGCCGGGGTCTCGAACTATTCGCTGGAACGCTGGCAGAAAGCCGACGCCGCGCTGGGCCGGCCCGTCATCAGCAACCAGGTCCACTTCTCGCTCGCCTTCCCCAAGGCGCTGAAGAATCTGGTGCCGTTCGCCGAGCGGGAAAACCGGATCGTGATCGCCTACAGTCCACTCGAGCAGGGGCTGCTGGGCGGCAAGTACGGCGTTGACAACCGTCCCGGCGGCATCCGCGCGATCAATTCACTGTTCGGCACCGAGAACTTGCGACGCCTGGAGCCGCTGCTGCAGCTGCTGCGCGACGTGGCCAAGGACGTTGACGCGCAGCCGGCGCAGGTGGCGCTGGCCTGGCTGATCAGTTATCCGGGCGTCGTCGCCATTCCCGGCGCGTCCAGCGTCGAGCAGCTCGAATTCAACGTGGCCGCCGCCGACATCGAATTGCCCACGGAGTCGAGGGACGCGCTGACTGAAACGGCGCTGGCGTTCCGTCCGGTGCCACCCCTGCGCTTTGTGACCGACCTGGCGCGAGAACGGCTCAGTCGTCACTGA
- a CDS encoding diguanylate cyclase domain-containing protein has product MDEPGRDGRLRSVLMWFTRAEATIVVVVATATWLGWLADVDLLMRVYPTWPVMTPWTALCLAGLGVATLLQQGSPSWWRVWAGRLLAVAVIGFSVIVLAEYATASSFGLDQLWFPDAVRLRQASSPGRPSPQTAMPLLFMAIAVALMRVERGTRWIFPISLLVGAAGPLVTAAAYLFDAIALVGVSASTGQALSTAVALLLLAGAVSLARPDRFPLAWLFSRPDWRSLVRLVVILAAFPIVVALSRLTFLGIGLRGDHAEWSLSIVVGTLVVGAISFYFSQREQRLLIDKEQVSKLRANAEMRYRILADNAVDVIVHLHGRNAAWVSPSVAAALGGPPQRWLNSGFSDRVHPDDRNTLQAALRRVADGEAVIQRFRILSVDSGYRWVDGHAKPYVDADGKTDGVIAALRLADDQVEAEQRLERLARFDTLTGLANRAETIGRLEVALQEPRPAGTYVGILFCDVDHFKDINDTWGHGVGDVVLATLASRIRESVRREDTVGRTGGDEILVLLPGVRGSDEVANTAEKIRGRAAEPVDVGGHAIRATLSVGATIALPGEPVSSVTARADAAMYQQKMGGRDAVARFSVERSLRRTRRA; this is encoded by the coding sequence ATGGACGAACCCGGCCGGGACGGGCGGCTGCGGTCGGTGCTGATGTGGTTCACCCGGGCGGAGGCGACCATCGTCGTCGTCGTCGCGACGGCCACCTGGCTGGGTTGGCTGGCCGACGTCGATCTGTTGATGCGGGTCTATCCGACCTGGCCGGTGATGACCCCGTGGACGGCGTTGTGCCTTGCTGGGCTCGGCGTGGCGACGCTACTGCAGCAGGGGTCGCCGTCGTGGTGGCGAGTATGGGCGGGTCGGCTTCTGGCCGTGGCGGTGATCGGGTTTAGTGTCATCGTGCTCGCCGAGTACGCCACCGCCAGCTCGTTCGGCCTGGACCAACTGTGGTTTCCCGACGCGGTGCGGCTGCGGCAAGCGTCCTCGCCCGGGCGGCCGAGCCCGCAGACGGCGATGCCGCTGCTGTTCATGGCCATCGCGGTGGCGTTGATGCGAGTCGAGCGCGGGACGCGGTGGATCTTCCCGATAAGTCTCCTGGTGGGGGCGGCCGGTCCGCTGGTCACCGCCGCCGCCTACCTGTTCGACGCGATCGCTCTGGTCGGCGTGTCCGCTTCCACCGGCCAGGCCCTCTCGACCGCCGTGGCCCTGCTGCTGCTCGCCGGGGCGGTGTCGCTGGCTCGCCCGGACCGGTTTCCGCTCGCCTGGCTCTTCAGCCGGCCCGATTGGCGCTCGCTGGTCCGATTGGTGGTCATCCTGGCTGCGTTCCCCATCGTCGTGGCGCTGTCCCGGCTGACCTTCCTCGGCATCGGCCTGCGCGGCGACCACGCGGAATGGAGCCTGTCGATCGTGGTCGGGACGCTCGTCGTCGGGGCGATCTCGTTCTACTTCAGTCAGCGTGAGCAACGTCTGCTGATTGACAAGGAGCAGGTCAGCAAGTTGCGCGCGAATGCCGAGATGCGGTACCGGATCCTGGCCGACAACGCCGTCGACGTCATCGTGCATCTGCACGGTCGTAACGCCGCGTGGGTGTCGCCGTCGGTCGCGGCCGCGCTGGGTGGCCCACCGCAGCGCTGGCTCAACTCGGGTTTCAGCGACCGCGTCCATCCCGACGATCGCAACACCCTGCAAGCGGCACTGCGGCGCGTCGCTGACGGCGAGGCGGTCATCCAGCGATTCCGCATCCTGTCCGTCGACTCCGGATACCGCTGGGTCGATGGGCACGCGAAGCCGTATGTCGACGCCGACGGCAAGACCGACGGCGTGATCGCCGCGCTGCGCCTCGCCGATGATCAGGTCGAAGCCGAGCAGCGTCTGGAACGATTGGCCCGCTTCGACACGCTGACCGGCCTGGCCAACCGGGCCGAGACCATCGGGCGGCTCGAAGTCGCGCTGCAAGAGCCACGGCCGGCCGGGACCTACGTTGGCATCCTGTTCTGCGATGTCGACCACTTCAAGGACATCAACGACACCTGGGGACACGGCGTCGGCGACGTGGTGCTGGCCACACTTGCTTCGCGGATCCGCGAAAGCGTCCGCCGAGAAGACACCGTCGGGCGGACCGGCGGCGACGAAATCCTGGTCTTGCTGCCCGGTGTCCGCGGCAGCGACGAGGTCGCCAACACCGCCGAGAAGATCCGCGGCCGCGCCGCCGAACCCGTCGACGTCGGGGGACACGCAATCCGTGCCACCCTGAGCGTCGGCGCGACCATCGCCCTGCCCGGAGAACCGGTCTCTTCGGTCACTGCGCGCGCCGATGCGGCGATGTACCAACAGAAAATGGGCGGGCGTGATGCCGTGGCCCGATTCTCGGTCGAGCGATCCCTGCGCCGGACACGCCGGGCGTGA